CGTAACTATAAGAGGTGGCACCTTATTTCCTTCAATAATTTTTATCACCTTAGCGTCTTCGTCATCTTCAATCAAACCCTTATCATTGAGCTCCTTTAGAGCCAGAGGAATGCAGGGATTATAAAAGCTTTCACCCTGAAAGCAACAGAATTAAAATCTAACACATAAACTCCATCaagagaaagaaaaaaaaaaaagaatataccATTTCTTCCAAGTGAACCCCCAGACGCTGATACACTTTCTCGAAACCCCTTCGACTTATTTCACAGATTTGTGCCCATGCCTTCTGGTACTTTTCTTCCTTGCCACTCTAATTTGATATTCATTACTTACAGATAAGAAAAAAATGACCAgacaatattatatatatatatatatatatagggtaaggttattgtaaaaaagaccaaaagtgtgagaaaggtaagaaagaatctcagccattagatctaaattaattgaaaagggtaaacaagtaattttataattaattcaattaattaaaaacttcccataaccgccaccttaattataggaagtatataacaccatttagtaagtatataacaccattcaacaagtatataacaccattcagcattcagtaagtatataacaccattcagtaagtatataacaccattcaacaagtatataacaccattcagcaagtatataacaccattcagtaagtatataaaccattcagcaagtatataacaccattcagcaagtatataacaccattcattgactaaacatctgatcgaaacatatttttttctctatataagtatagcaatatggtactcatattaaagataaaaaaaacgctcgttattatagtgtaatttttttttaaaaaaaaagttacgtataaaaagttattgacgtataaaaagttattaaccttctggggtagcccagttggccagccTCACCCAGCCTCTTCTTGAGGTCACCGGTTCGATTCCCGGCAATGCCCTTATGGGGTGTTGGGGCTCTTCACCGTGGGTAATCACCGCCAGGCAGCTATGGGGCTAAGCTAGCTTGCGGAGTTGCAATACTCCGGCGGATGGGAGGTCCGTgcaactaccccccccccccccacgtttaaaaaagacggagGGAAGCtacatgtgcattacctaatttctTGTGGGTTTAAAAGACTGtattgcccctagatatttcaaatcaatccaaattaatgaaaatattttacaatttagtctctattgatctcaaccattagatcaaaagatctaatggctgagattctttcttacccttctcacactttaggcatTTTTTACAGGATcttctacctatatatatatatatatactgaatAATGTGGGCCATATAACCATTTAAAATTCACCTGGAGAGCAACAACTGCCTTTTGGGCTCTCTCTTTGAATTCATCATCACTATCAAATCTCTGTTTTGATGCCTTATAGAACAACTACCAATTGAGAATGTATGTAATTAGAAGCATTCACATGACAATGAGATTCCACAAGTGGTGTATATGAAATTAAGAGTAACTATGCTCACCTCTAGTTATCCTGATCAGTAACCTCCCCATCTGGGAACTTCTCAAAGAGAAACTCAATCAACATTCCAAACTGCATTATTTATAATAGCATATATTGTGCCATTATTAGTGTTTTGATTATTCGGCAATGATTTGTAAATTGATTTGTATTCATTATGTCCATATTTAGGAGATTATATTGTAACTATATAAGGATATCATTATCAATGAATGAGATCATCTTGAATCATTCTCTCACATGGTATCAAGACTATCCTAATTCCTCTCCTCCCATCACTTTTCTCCTTCTCTCCCCTGTTTTGTTTTTACCCGATCTGCTTCTCCCCATGGATAACAAATTGCACCCAGCCATGACAGTCTCCAACATCAAGAATTTCATTCCCATCACCCTCGAGGTCGAAACCGATCACTTTACTACATGGGCTGAACTCTTTCAAGTTCATTGTAGTGCCTATCAAGTGTCGGACCACCTCAAACCCAAAGCCGCACTGGCTACCTCCACTGATGCCGATGGCAAAATCACCACCGTTCCTACCGACCCCGCCTGGTCACGTTTGGATGCCATAGTCCGACAATGGATTTATGGCACCATCTCAAATGACCTTCTTCTTACCATTATCGTACCCGGTCAGACTGCGTACGAAGCCTGGAACACGCTGGGCAACCTCTTTAAAGACACGGGCACCTATCCTATGATGCAATAGCACGGACGACCTATACCCGCTTAGCTCTTCCATTTTCAGCAATGTCAAATCTCATTCCAGTTTTGCAGCTATTTCTCAGGATCTGTGGCGTCAACGCCTTGGACACCCTGGAAATAATTTACTTCAGTCAGTCTTTGAAATCTACTTCTTGTATTGATTTTAATAAACTTAATAAAATTTTTGTCAACCTTGTGTGTTTGGTAAAAGTATTAAATTACCTTTTCGTGATTCTATTAATTCCACTTTATTACCTTTTGACATCATCCAAAGTGACCTATGGACATCACTGATCCTTAGCACTGGTGGTCATAAATACTACATTTTATTTCTAGATGACCACACCGACTTTCTGTGGACTTTCCCACTTAGCAATAAATCTCAAGCCTATTCTTCTTTCCTCACCCTTTACAATCACATTCACGCTCAATTTGAACGAAACATAAAACAATTTCAATGTGATAACGGACGTGAGTATGAAAACAAACAATTTCAAAATTTTTGCAAACAACACGGCATGACATTTCGTTTCTCTTTCCCATACACTTCTTCTCAGAATGGGAAGGCGGAGCGAAAAATGCATACAATTAATAATATGATTCGCACGCTTCTCTCCCAAGCCTCCTTACCTACCAACTTTTGGCATCACGCGCTTGAAGTTGCTACCTACCTTCTCAACATTCTACCCAACAAAAACCGCCAATTTCTCTCCCCAACCTCCCTTCTCTACTATTGTAATCCCGAATACGACCACTTGTGCGTCTTCGGGTGTCTATGCTATCCCCTTCTACCAAGCACCACCATTCATAAATTAGCAAATCGCTCCAAACCTTATGTTTTCCTTGGTTACCCACCAAACCATCATGGATACAAGTGTCTAGACCTTACTACCCACACAATCTTTGTTTCTCGACATGTTCTTTTCGAAGAATCCATTTTCCCCTATAGCATCCGTCTACCCACCTCACCTACCTCATATGATTTTCTTCACACCCCCCTACATCCTCTCTAGTGGAACCATCTCAGCCAGCCCACACCTTCCTCTTCCCCTCCTAATCCACCTATGCCTCATACTACACACAGTCCTACCCACACATCTTCACCTTCGGCCCAACACTCACCTTCCGCCCCTTCTACGGCCCTCCTTCTCAATCGGCCCAACAACACACTCCTGCCCACCACACAAACAGCCCTCCCGGCCCATCCTTTTCGCTTCCAACCTCCTACCCAATATCACATCCCACTCACCCAGCCCAAAGCCCTCCCATTCTTACCTACTCCAGACGGCCAAAACATCCGGCCCAACCTACTGTGCCAAACCCACCCGACACCCCCTCCTCCACCACAACCGGTCCCTCCACCATCACGTTCCATGAGAACGCGTTCCATGGAGGGTATTTCCAAACCTCGCCAACTATTTGACCTTCACACTTCTACCATCGTCCCCATACCCAAGACCCCTCAAACTGCTTTGTCCACGCCGGAATGGTATAATGCCATGAATGATGAGTTTGGTGCTTTAATTAAGAACAAGACCTGGGAAATTGTCCCAAGAACACCAGACATGAATATTATCAGGTGTATGTGGCTCTTTAAGCACATGTTCAAATCAGACGGCAGTTTGGAACGTTATAAGGCACGTCTCGTCTGTGATGGTTGCAAACAACAAGTGGGCATTAACTGTGGCGAAACATTTAGCCCAGTGGTTAAACCAAACACCATCCGGACTGTCTTATCCCTGGATCTCTCTCAGTCATGGTCCATACATCAACTAGATGTAACCAATGCTTTTCCTCATGGTCATCTGGATGAAACTGTGTACATGTATCAGCCTATGGGGTTTCGACATCGCGACTTCCCAGATCATGTGTGCCGCTTAAAGAAGTCTCTCTATGGACTTAAGAAGGCTCCCCGGGCCTGGTATCAATGTTTCACTGACTTTATTCTTTTGCAGGGTTTTAAGCAGAGCAAGTCTGACAACTCGTTATTCATATATCATAATGGTTCCCAAGTTACATATTTATTAAtctacgtggatgacatcattttgaTCACTTCCTCAGACAGTCTTCGAAAACAGTTAATGACTGTTCTTGCAGGAGAGTTTGCAATGAAAGACCTTGGACCCTTGATATATTTTATGGGCATCCACGTCACTCGCACTAGGGACACCATGTTCCTATCTCAGCAGTCTTTTGCGAAGGATATCATACAACGTGCAGGAATGGAATCTtgcaaatgtcacaccccaaccgatggcggcatcatcggggcatggcactgagcgaaacagatcgtccagaagtttccataacaattatcatcactattcagtttaaatgacacgtcccataccgtgtccgaaataacaaacaaattattatagataacaactagtcaaatattctgttccgacaactcagatttaaaataaaacatataaatattgttcaaatgctcctaaagacctagcctgacaagatctacagacaactatgctctagttgctttttcctgacaAGCAACTATTTGtcgggcctctagagctttattctagcctcgctttcctagcaagcaaacatcttaaacacctgtcacatacgttaaaataaagtcaatacatataatgtaaaggtgagcatacaagtttgataatagcatatagagttcgaaatagtttacgcataaccagcacgtacacagaggaaaacgaagcatgttaattatcgacatggacctatcgataccaatgactgcgggttgactgtccgagacggttcacaatacatgattaccaccgtaatccatgcaagtaattgtccttaacaacccccgtgtgaacgggtgctgagtccaaactatagtactacgtcgttaaggcaggtagacagcattccacgtgtaaacacaataaacaagcattcatttagtcacgtaatacatgcgaatcggttagcgttcaaataattgagtagtgtgttcgatagtgttttgatataagtaatgtatgtaacacccaaaagtgctaaaagcaaaaagggatcgagtatactcacagcgattgattgatggattgaagggagcgcttgagagtagggttagcctgaacagttcgatagcataacggtGAATAGCATTCTACGTGTTACAGGTTAACAAGTGATGAAAaggggtcgaacagcctggtcgatcgaacagtaggttcgatcgaacgggttgtttgTTCGGCTGGACAGTTCGTtcggacagtccgttcgatcggccggtaggctcgatcggccagtgaacggttcgggatggcagtttaacgtttaacccgaagtcggtgaacctcatagatagaatccgaatcttgaaccactcatccactggAATGttttggtgagttgactcaagctccgtttctaccggtttggaatgcattgagtgtaaaagagttgaaagaaagttggaattccttctttcaattcttcacatcatgtaaatgtttagatctttggtagatcttagcttgtttatgtagaaatcggttagatccgagctattcatggtggattgaagccaaaacatgatgttcttgaagaacaccatgatgacatcatccaagaatgcttagatcttggtgatttcacagttagaaatcaagatttgaaagatagaaaggtgtaggagcatgttttgatcaagaaagtacaagatttaggatgaaaacttaccggaatcggaagaaatctgagaaaaggtgaggagcacgagctggtcggtcagagagtttccaaaagtggaaagaatgacaatgacagccctatttataggctccaaaagaggaaagggctggccgatcggccaggcatcccgatcggacagcctgctcgatcagACAGTCTGTCCGATTGgctcggctgacagcctgatcgatcaacagcctggttcgagtgttcggtgcgacgattttcgatgttttgatttcgattaaagacgatacgagtacgatagagtttcctattcaaattactttcattcccaactactatatctaacatacaatcatctatatctcaCCCTATCCCgacgttaccattcgtcgtaattcgattCCGATTGCCTTCGATTTAAGATTCAAGTTTCGGTTTGAGtttcgattgatttgattgaataccacacaaaacataaaataagcacgcacaggtaacacgtaaggcacacacacaagtaatataacaccaaattcgcatagttcgagattcgagttcgattgatgatttgattagcctgattattgattgattaactttatcgcattgttacttcatactattcacagtcgtaagtcggttcgcgtcgatcaaacattcgattactttgattctttcttgattacaacacttactccacataatacaaataaaacataaaatagactaattatagttaaagaaagtcaaagttgacttggactttgactttgactttgacattcgaaaacacgggatgttacagcctccccttgtttagggaatttcgtcccgaaattaggctcgaagctgcacagcaccgtgaattaccaatttgacgcttcagatcttcatttgaaTAACtacgggtacttagccttcatgtcgctttcgagttcccaagtgaactccgcgcctcgtttgccttcccatcggactttctgttggtgcactaaatgtctgttaactacgtttgtatcgagtcttaggtctagataggttagattggagcacgGAAGTCAAATTAGGATTTTAGATGttaatttcgctcctaatgacatgtgggtcattagaagcgaaatcagGAATAAGTTAATTTCGCTCCTGAGTACTTGTTTGTTAATTTTACTCCAACTGAACCTGGTGATTTTGCTCCTGATGAAATCATGGGGTTTTGCTcctgtcatttggagcgaaaccagAAGCCTATAAATACTAGATCATGATTTTGCTTCTgcaactttggagcgaaatctgagtcaaggtgctgccggatttttgtcataTTTGTTGTAAAACGACTCATAAAGTGATTATATAACAGGAAATTAAGAGGAATAgttgtgtaacttcatttacattgattccgcctttgtatctgaagatgaactgccttatactgactgtttagggtcacgacaacggtccaacaagtggtatcagagctcaggacgaggagttcacactactacagcttgattctaccagattctcttacttctactcacttcttctcatacttttctgatttgaactagttcctacggttgaaatggtctgaatttcgagtatattgtgtaaaacatacaattaacaaaccctagaaagaatcaggttaaaatacggattaaaaatggtaaaaatccactaaaaacctgatttcgctccaaaacacatcgaaggtttcgcttgtaattgcttgatttcgctcgaagagTCACTTGGCCATTAGAAGCGaaatatctgatttcgctcgtagaTACAACAAAAGTTGATTTCGCTCGTGTGATATAATCTGTCTCCGCTCGTAATCAGTcaaagtctgatttcgctcaaaacgTATCAcctaatttcgctcgaaatcagaacatatctgatttcgctcgaactcattttgtttgatttcgctcataaagattgatttcgctcgaaatcacaggtttttcaaaatttcgaaaatttctctaagtgtttgctgatttttcaggtacgttcaagatggatgatattttcatgaacccgtttagTGACATGTATGCTTTTGCTGGAAATTCGGGAGACGATACATCTTCAAACAACAACAATGAGAATCCGCCAAATGCAAAGAAgaaattatcggatgctttggaggttgaaagtgctttcggaacttacaacaaaccaccgaagttgacggctatcgaggagtatagtCGATGGGCAAAGAAATTCGAGGATTGGTTAATGGCTTTTGCATTTCCTAGTtggaagagtctcaaaaatggaTACGATGCTGGAGGCAAAAAGGGTGAAACTTTATCAACATCTGAAGAGATAGAATCGTTTGTTGCTGAGTAGAAATGTGTTGTGTTGCTGTTTCAATCTGTTCGTGAAGATATAATTTCGTTGATCGAGTACAGCAGTGCTAAAGATCTCTGGGAAAAGTTGAAAGACAAATGTTTAGGGAGTGcagaaatagtgaaaaacaaaaagaaactacttaaaaaagagtttgatttgtttgggtgtttaaagaatgagtcagtctgtaaaatgattgagaggtttgggcatctGAAACTGGAACTAGCGAGACATGGAATTTCTTATCCTCAAGATGAGCTagttgacaaattgttcgattcgttaccggatgaaatggattggcagtactatgcgttgatgctgaagaatacgaTCAAGCCTGCAGATCTTactgtggatttgttgattgagagacttgaaagtcatgagctggaattaaagaagacatacaaagtcaatcattcatcataccagcagaatttggatttgtattatccaaagagcatgatgccaaagaacaatTCTCCCAAGACTGCGTATTCTGCTGAAAATGTTTCCACAataagcaaagaaagtcaaagtagtGGTTATCACAATGGATATCACAGTGGGTCTTCATCAAATTCAAaccagtctgatgcaaagaacttgtttcactgcaacatcgctgtagacatgaaaaatgctcagaatttcagcgaggagtcggcaaagcagcagatggttttcctTGCGTCGGTATTGGAATCTTATGAAAGTCTTGTGGctgggaagattggcaacaccaacctaacaaaagaggattatgatcaaatagatcctgaagaaatggaactgattgatataaggtggtgcatggctagtgctattcgtcgagcacagcgtttcatggagataaccgggaggaagtcaattggtggactaTCTACCAAGTTGGGGCttgacaagtccaaggtgacatgcttcaagtgcaagcagaaaggtcacttcaagcgtgaatgcagaaacgcatatgctgatgagtctgagaatccgttcagagaagattactacaagaaggcgatatatcatcagaacaaatcggagccgccaagaatgaagcagattgaagagaacaaagaaaaatctagagctcttgcggtgatttatgatgatgaaggttacgactggagtgagttgctaccggaggaagatgcggttggatacgctttcatggcaaagaatgaacctgttcctaggaaagacaacagaactgaagaacagaagtataattacagaaggttgttggccacgaacagaatgatcagaatatctggtatcttttcggaagcaaaaagagcaaatagatgggatccagatagggagtgttatcttgatccatatggaaacattgctagTGACCATAACACTGTTGATTTAGaggccataatcaaagagttaaaagatgatgatgattattggcagaataaatggtggggaagtGGAGAtgagaaggagaaagaagagaaagagaagaaggggaaagaagagaaagagaagtcaaagaaggttgatactggAATCATTGACACTACTCAGGAGTTGAATGCAGAAAACcttggaaagatggctgacaaggtgttggcagctaaggcgattgaggtagattctaaatccgtctctgagtctaaaagccaggtcagttcaaacatgtcaacgactgaatcaggtaagaaagtcaatggggatgttgattgcaaaaattgcatcaaagaatgcaaattttgtaatacagtcacgtatctcaacggaaagaaggttgatgatctgacagCAAAAGTCAGAAACGTTGaagatcaaattcttgatcgtgacaagatggttaaagcttcaactgaaagGTTAAAAgagttaactaacaaaattgaaaacgataaaactgatcatgaaaggattaggcaagaaaataaaaagttagttcttgaaaaccgtcaaattacTGAGAAATTTGAGAAGCTGAAAaacacaatgaaagataatgatgatcgaaatggtaaaacttataaagaaaatattCAACTAAAAACTGTGCTtaggttaaaagaagaatcaatcaaccaacaactggatgtaatcgctaaattgaaacttaaagttcaagaggctgaaattgaaaatgagcgaatccagttgaagcttaagagttacaactccgcaagctttgttttgcaacaaattgttcccaaacccatcgggaaaaataaagcaggcgaagatgtgtactctgatggaacaggggtgggttttaatcaagttccaccaccagttcttgaCAATTATTCGAGAAAACAATCTGGGCtggttgaaattgaagaagagaatgaagtgaaacttcctgattcaactgatgttacattttcttcttcatcatctgatgatagtgttcagacagagattgttaaaagcacagctgaaagtgttttgatgtctgattcagctgaagatgatggatgtttcttggacaaatacattccgaaacaaaagtccaaaaacaacttaaatgatgaacctactcttgtcatgtacaagatgtcgggatctgataagttgttttcggattctgagtttccaattgagaatgtgaatgtgaaaaaattaacaaatgttttcaagttggtcgaagttgagttgtcagaagtgaacagtttgagtcaaacaaagagacaaatgaattttgaaaaagataaatcatactacaagaaacctgttattTCACCGCGATTTTGTAATAACAACcaaaacaattggtcgggtggttatcagggtggtaagaattatcagagaagaaatgttcaaaacaagaggttcgttgaaaagaaaaagtttgtgaacagttcgacttcacttgctgatgaagagaaagatattttttcaaaatcaaatgaagagttctttgagaagagagcttcatagtctcagtctgaaggcacgagtcgattagctgatactcgaacatgttttagatgtaatcaagttggtcatattgcacgaaagtgtaccaacgtgaagcctaagactgaagctgtgaagactcaaaagaagaaagttgacgtgaagggtaaagcacaagtggttgttgagaaaaagagtttgaaaagtgacaacatcaaagtaaaaaatgaacctgtaaagaaagtggtaactaaaaatgacaagttttacaaatgggtagcattatctcaacaagtttggaaacctaaaactgagaaaaagatttcaccttctgaggattcaattcagattgaatatgatgcaaattttccacctcttaaggctgaaaactttaaaattcaagttgcgagagtcAAAAGTaccaaggttacacccaagactgttgaggcttgggtggacacgatgtttgactaagcagtttgaattgctggagcttccttgatcgcgaagcatgaatcggcatctttattgaagtatTTGAATCATgtttgtgatatgtgcaggatcttccgagattagtctcacgctggattatggccagtggagcgtctcgacatatgacaggcaagactgcattgttgtatgatgtgaagaatatcaatggag
Above is a window of Helianthus annuus cultivar XRQ/B chromosome 14, HanXRQr2.0-SUNRISE, whole genome shotgun sequence DNA encoding:
- the LOC110906664 gene encoding arginine--tRNA ligase, chloroplastic/mitochondrial; amino-acid sequence: MQFGMLIEFLFEKFPDGELFYKASKQRFDSDDEFKERAQKAVVALQSGKEEKYQKAWAQICEISRRGFEKVYQRLGVHLEEMGESFYNPCIPLALKELNDKGLIEDDEDAKVIKIIEGNKVPPLIVTKTDGGYNYASTDLAALWYRLNEEKADWIIYVTDVGQREHFKKIFAAAKSAGWLPADESKYPKTSHVGFGLVLGDDGKRFRTRSTEVVKLVDLFDEAKQLLWNKVR